The stretch of DNA ACGCAACTCGTGATAATCAAGTTCCTCCAAACACTCACCGAGCCTCTGCCtacaatttttacaaattatatatcaaaaataataatttgtgtttgCAATCCAAAGTTATGTTTTAAGTGACATAGATGAGAtcaagagagagaaacaaatacTTGATCTGAGTCCGGAGATTTCTATTTGTCTCCAACAGTTTCCTCTTGGTTTCTTGCATTCTCTGCGACAAACACATCACAAATTTTAccaaccatacaaaaaaaaacacatatcaagattcaagaacaagaagaaggatCTAAGAGGGAACAAAACCTCATATTGAGTGCTCCAAACATCGACTTCAGAAATTGATTGGTACAGATCTACGATCTCCTTTGTTCTATAGCCAACACAATCACCCAAATGAAAGGAGTCGTTAATTAATTAGAAGATAACAAAGCAGTTTAGTAGTTCAAATTAAGAGTGGGGTAATTATAAGAGAGATCCGCGTACGTACGTGGTGTTAGGGCTGATATACTCATGAAGCTTGTTGGAGCTAGAGAACATGATAATCGAAACCCTAGCATCACACAAAACCGTGAGCTCATGTGCTTTCTTGAACAAACCATTTCTTCTCTTCGAATACGTCACTTGTCTGTTCGTCTGGTTCTCTATCCTCTTGATCTGGATCTTTCCTCTCgccatcttctttcttttttcttctctacttTTGTCTTAAATCTTTTGATGAAGAGATTTGGTGGAGAGAGGACAAAGAGatataataagaagaaagaaatgaaatagaaagagagagatagagttgAAGAAGTAAAGGGTCCACTTGATttactaaaaatagaaagtattgCCGAATCCATGAAAGGAGAGTTCAGAAGGTGATGAAAACTAAGTGATAAATTTGCCTATTGTGTAAAGTGGTTTATTGTTAATTACAAGACACTGCTTAAATCAACGGACATCGATGGTTGTATAGATTACAAGACACTGCTTAAATCAATTGTCACGACTCACTAGGTGTGAAAGAGAGAGGGGACCAAAGCTATCAACTGGTTTAGTTTGCTTTCCGTCCATTTTATTAACGGAGCACCGTTAGTGTCGACTCTTTATAGCGTTTACAACGGTGACATGCTCAACGGCGTTTGTAAACGTCAAATCAGTGCAGGTGGATTTGGTTGGCTTTTTGGGCTTACCCTAAAGTAAAACGAAAGTGTTTAGGTATGATTGTTTGAATGAACcaagttattatttttcttgttaaaagCCAAGTGtgtacttttgtttgttgatttcggaaatttagatttgttttacttctttatttggatttaaatgTCACTTCCATGTAACTCAAATATGTTTCCCAAATGATTACGATAACTAAGTAAAAGATCCATGGAATAAGTAAACCCTATGataaaaagggagaagaagTTAGGAGAAAAGTCATTGTTAGTATATCTTTGGtccaaaacaattaaaactGCACACACTGAAATATTAAACACATTACTGTAGCTTACAACTCCACTAAAACTCCAATGTAACTCtaaaatataaagcaaaatGAACGAGATGTATGAGATATTTTCTTGATCATTACATATTTTTGCTTCGATGAGTTAGTGTAGTTTTGGGACTTAATTGGCCTGAAACAGTATAGCAGggactgttttttttgtttcatcatcaAGTTTTCATTCGGGCAATGCAAATCGGTGCGACTGAAGAAGGTCGTAATCAATCCCTTACAAGCCGAAGACGAGAACAATCATTCTTCGCTTAAGCTTTAAATACAAGAGGTTCAGTTACACTAGACTTGTATTTTCATTTCAGCGCTTTAAAACTGGGTCAACTATGCATAATACGGAACCAAAGATGTATATAAAAGATCTACAAGACATGTCACTATGGTTATTGGTTAAGGTACATTACACAAGAGATACATCATTCACTACACAACCAACACACGCACTCTTGTTCTGGTCTCAGTTCACTTTTCCTGTTCTCGTCAGGTACTCTTTCATGCGACTTTGGTTTGTTTCAAATATGAAAGGCATCCCCCTTATCTGCGtacaaccatatatataactCGGGACTTAAGAAAGGAACTCGAGGCGTGCAGTTATTATaatcatgttttaaaaaaggATCTAGGATCAAACCTCCACTAGACAATCAGATTTGAGGATTAAACTCTGTCCAGGATCTACTTCCTTCTCGTTTACTGAAATTGGATACTTTCCTAGATTCTTCATATGAAACGACCCGTCATCACCCAGCCGTATGATCGCCTGCATTCAACAACCAAAAGAGGGAAGAAAAACAACAAGGTGGTCACAGATCATGGGTTGTTTCTTTTCTCACACAGCTCAAACACTTAATATACAAATAGAAGCATCTACTATTGACCAACCTGTCGTCGAGATATTTTGCTACCTCGCTTTTCTCTTCCCAAATCAATGTCCACCGCAAGGTCTTCTGTTGATCTACCCACCAAAACCTGTGCCAGGAAAAAAGAACCCCGATGTAAACAAGTGCTACTATAATTTCTCACGAAGCTTCTCTAAAGTCATACAAGGAAAATACTTAAATCAATAGGACAATAATACCTCAGGCTTCTTGATGTAGTGTTTTGAATATCTACCATATAAAACAGCGAATGCACCACGGGAAGCAATGGCTCTTTGCATATATGAGTATGCAGCCTGCTCAAGTCTTATGATTGTTCTTTTCATGTCCTGGCTCTGATACTTGGAAACTGCAAATGAAAACATTTTACGGAATCACAAACAAGCCTTAAACCTAGTATAACATCTCTTTCGCTACCCATGGAAATAGGTTCCCTACATATCCCTCAGTATTCATGGCTTGTAATGAACTTTGTGAGCCAATGCTGAAATACTTTCCTGATTCACATACTAAAAGctttcttttttccaaaaatgtagATAGATAAAGCAAACATGAGTTCCACTGAACGAGAAGGGATGCTCAATTACCTTCGAGATCAAAATTATCTTGGTCCTCAGGTTCCAAGTCCATGTCAAGTATCTGAAATCAAAAGGGTGTTATCGATTAGCTGTTAATGTTTCATGGAACTATAGCATCAAGAATAAAGATTGTTACCATAGCCTCAATGTCAGAATAATTCGGCAAGTCCTCATCACTCTCACAAACATGCGTGTCTGCTTCTGCTGGAGTGTTCTCCAGCACAGGGTCTGGAATCTCTATCAAACCACAAGCAGTATCTTTAGCATGTGACGCTTCATTAATAGGTGGTACATCTTTTTCCTCTTTACAGGTTTCAGTATCCTTGTCCGGGTAGCTCTCATGACTATCAAATCCAACAAAGAGTGTTCCACCagcaatttctttcttttcatctatTGCACCGGTACCAGCTGAATGCAGAGTAGTAGAGTCTGCCTGTGCAGAAGCTACACAGGTAGAACCACCAGGAGCAACAGTATTCTGTAACTCAGTACTAGTAGATGCCCTGGTTTTGCTACCTTGACTTGATTGGCCCTTCAATGGCTTTCCTTGAGTACCCTGTGAACGTCctgagtttttcttttgggtCTGGAGTGAATGTCCTTCACTTTTTTCCTTACTGGCGGAAATGTCTCTGACACATgtagttattggattattggtatCTTTAAAGTTCCGCCTGGCTAACGAAGAAACTGACATTGGATGGGAGTTGTTGGATACGAAAATGTCATCATTACACGGAACCTCAATATCCTCTTGGTTTAATAAACAGCAGATTACACCCTCAACAATCTCAGGATGAGGATCTACAGATTCAGACGCAGTTTTGTACTCCACTAAGCTCATTTCACTTGTACCATCTAGCTCAAGCATCACATGATCATCCAGAGTTGCACCTCCTGAATTGGTTGGTGCGGTCAAAAGTTCTTGCTCGGTGGAGTTAGGCAAAGCCTCGCAATTTGTATCATTTGTCGAGTTCACCAACAGTGAGCTAAGACCATCATAATATGACTTGTCAACTTCTTTGCCATCTACTTCCATGAACGATTCAGGGTCTTCCTCAAAAAGAGAAGTTGAAAGCTGTGCCAGGAAATCAGTGCTAGCCGTTGTGGTTTTCACCTCATGAGCAGTAGTATTCTCCAGATTCTGCTTGGAATCTTGATACACCGCATCACATCCTGAAGGGCTTGCATGTTCAGTAAATGTGAGATTTTCTCCTCCTCCTACATAAGGAATGTCTCCCTGTATATGATCTTCCGACACAACATGATTTGTCACGCAACCGCCTTCAGCCAAGATTTCTGGAAACGCGTTGTGGATGATATCCATGTGAGAGTCTTCAAGACCAAGATGTGTTGCATCACCATTATCCATGAAATGGCTATCATTTGGTGGAACGAGAAAACCTAGATCCAAGGAATTGAATGGCTCGGTGCGAAACTTCTTCCGTAAGGAATGATAAGTATGTCTGAGCCTTTCAGCATTTCTCTTCCTAGatgaacttttgttttcttttgaatacCCACTTCTACCGAACTTTGTAGGAAAATTAGGGTTAGTACGTTCAAGCTCAGTCATCCGAAAAGCCGCCTCTGCAGAAACAACTGGATCATAAAGCAATGCATGCCATCTATCTTGCAGTTCTCTGATAGAAAATCTTCTAGAAAACTGCACAGCACCTTTAGCAAGCGATTCCAAAGAAGCTCCGGCCTGCAAATAAATTAAGTATTCCAGTTCACTTAACTGCTCGAATACCAGACAAGCTGaatgaagaaacacaaaacgCATGCTCTAACCCTCTATTGAGATAAAAATCCATGGCTGAATCCAACAATGTGACAGACATGTGACCAAACTCAATGAAATGGGAACTCACCTCAATGGCATTCTTTAGAAGCAGGTCGTCTTCTGGTATCCACGGAACTACCTGAGCAAGAGCCCCCATGTCCACAGCCAAAATaaaccttctcttctcttaGGAGTGGTCTAAGAGATGGTGACAGTACACAAAAcctaatcaaaagaaaattaaaatcagtGGACGTAAAGGGAAGTAATAAACACTTTGGCAGACAGTAGACATTGGCATAGTATTATCGAAATTGATTCAACTTTGGGTTCAAACTAGGGGTGAAGGACAACTAACTAAGAAGAATCTATCTTTTAGTCTACCAACCACTTAATGGGCTTATTAGGCTTCTCTTCCTCACCTTAAGCATTCGAGGTTTCGTTTGGCAAACACGTTAAAAGAGATGGGAGTTATAGAGAATACCTTGAATCAGCCAAGAAAGATGATGTTTTGTCAAGCTCGGGAACAACAACAAGAGTGAGGTTCAACAGCCTAGAAACAGTAACCATGTCACAAAACTGAAACAACGAGTATCATCAGGATTTGGAAATAagactaattaaaaataagacaAAGATCGAAAGAGTGTGATTAAGCAAAAGTGACGAACCACGATTCGCAGTTGATTTAGTACGCCATTACAAGTTAGAATTCCATTATTGTCATGTtctgtaaggaaaaaaaaaaaaaaaaaagtctcgtCATTATAATACTCACAAGCTCCAAAGAAGACGCAAAATAACAATCAATTCGAAATTCTCACAAGTTTTGTATCACAAAATCAATGTATAACAGAGAGGGAGAAAGGAACAACACTAAGCCTCAAAATAGAGAATTTAGAATATCCCAAGAAGAAAGGAACTGACTTGATGGGAAGAAGAGGTGGCGGCGGCAATCAACTGGCTCGAATtgaaagggggaaaaaaaatctgaaaccctaattttttagTATCTGACTGTCTCCGTCGTCCGGAGGCGAGAGtgtgtaagaagaagaagaagataataaccAAGCGACACCGTTTTGATACCTCTCTCGcttctttggttttcttatttgttgtttaCTTGATTTTGAATTCTTCTTGCCCCGAGAAATTGGAACTGAAAGGTAGTAATTAGTAGCAAAATCTCTctgtttaatttatgtaattaccattatatataccttttaatgaatttacttaaaaataaaattaaagaccAATGTCTATTGGCATTGGGatataatttttaagaattttttttttgttagtttctaTTTTAGTTATACCTCTAGGCAATGACTATGTACGATTTACCCAAAATGATTTAAACctatttaaaattaacattgaaatttaaactaattttagccaggagtttattttttaaaatagtatatgtaGATAGTagatatacataaaataatattctgATGAAATCCTACGTATTTTCCTTGTGGAATTTGGATTGAAGACGTCAATTTTTTTGAAGGATTGAAGTAAttggctatatatataaaatgaagtTACGAATACGTAGGTTTTGGAACACAAACAATATACACCTTTTGAGTTCAGGAACTGCTTTGTTTTGtcaggtttctctctctctctctcgtgatTTGATTACGTAGATTTTTTCCTCTGGACTTGAGACATCTTATTATCATTCCTTATCGCATATTATCATCTGATTTACAGATTGACCATGCAGGCCTGTCTCTACCCCATGGCAGAGTATGTCAAAACCTTGTTCGATATAAAAGGTAGGGGTGGGCATTTCGGTTTAAGTTCGGATTCGGTTTGGGTTCGATTCGGTTTGGTTAATTCAGTTTTCATAAAACTCTAACCATATTCAACCAttgttagtttggtttggtttgggtttgggtcggtttatattcggtttggtttggtttggtttgactttaattcagtttgattttattcggtttaaaaatcaattaatgtaacaaaacaaaattcattctCCTTTGTAAGTTGAATAATTCAAAGAATTCATGAAAATTTTACCTAAAAATGATAACTATATCAATATTAAATGTTTAGTAATTagggaaaaataaaatgaaacaaactaaacaacgtaagaaagtaaaaaaaagtataatttctTGTAAAAACCTTTATAAGTCTTTACAATTTTACTCTTTAAAATCTAGGgtcaaagttttaaaataattaaatctaatCTAACATAAATGAATTCATAAAGAATAAGATTATGAATACATATTATAcaataattatgtatattactaattatttaattaataaaagcaCATTGggttttcggttcggtttgggtttaaaccgaaccaaaccgaaccgttTGGGTTGAGAAGAAACTTAACCAAATGGTTTGAGTGTAGGattggatttggtttgggtCGGTTTCAGTTCGGTTgggtcggttcggttcggtttggttcggttaaaatgcccacccctaataaaaggttttcttattttccaAGATGTGTAGGCAATGCCTTATATATGTTTACAATATTTAACCTAATCCGAAAGTATAGAAATAACCCAAATATACAACATTTATATGGTAATTACACATATGAGCCTTGGCTCATAATACCCCCCCCGCAAGCTGGAGTATGAAGATCTCGAATACCCAGCTTGAGGAAAAACTCATCAAACTCCTTGCGACCAAGAGCCTTCGTAAGAATGTCAGCTAACTGAACCTTAGTCGAAACATGTTGAGGAGCAATTACACCTCGAACTATCTCATCCCGAATGAAATGACAGTCCGACTCAATATGTTTCGTCCTTTCATGAAAAACAGGGTTCTTACTCAGGTGAATAGCAGCCTCGTTATCGCAATGAAGGGGAACCGGAGCAGAACAATCAACCCCCATAGAACGAAGAACCTCCCGCAACCACAAAATCTCACAAACAGTTTCCGACATGGCacgatactctgcttcagccGAAGACCGAGAGACGACATCCTGCTTCCGTGTCTTCCAAGAAATTGGAGAACCGCCCAATTGAATAAACCAAGCAGTTAGCGAGCGACGTTGCAACGGACAACTGTTGTAATCGGCATCACACCAAGCCGAGAGACGAAGATCAGTACCAGACCGAAGTAAAATCCCCTGTCCCGGATTGCGTTTGAGGTAACAAACAACCCGACACGCAGCCTGCCAATGTTCGACCTTCGGAGCATTCATGAACTGTGACAAGATATGAATCGCATAGGAGAGATCTGGTCGAGTAACAGCAAGATAAATGAGGCGACCAACCAAACGTCGATAACGAAACGGGTCAGGTGATGATTCTGTTCGATTGGATGAGAGACCGGCTTGGCACCAAGTAAACCCGTGTCAGAAATAATATCAAGCGTATACTTGCGTTGAGAGAGATACATGCCTGTCGAATTTCGAGCAACCTCAATGCCCAAAAAATACTTAGATATaccaagatctttcatatgaaaacaaGAACTCAAGTAAGCTTTAAACGCGGTAATCACCTTAGTAGAGCTCCCCGTAACAATGAGATCGTCAACGTAAACAAGCACATGAATGCGGCTGTCATCATTAGCAAATGTGAACAGAGAATAGTCCTTTAGACTCTGTTGAAACCCATAGTCCTTCAGAGCTGTGGAAAGCTTAGAAAACCAGCAACGAGGCGCTTGTTTAAGACCATACAGAGACTTGTGGAGACGGCAAACCTGTGTCTTATCCGCAGTACGAAAACCCGGAGGAGGTCTAATAAAAACCTCTTCTTCCaaatctccatgaagaaaagcgTTATGAACATCCATTTGGTGCACTTCCCAATCCCGAGAGACCGCAACCTCCAAAAACGAACGTACCGTCGTCATCTTACAAACAGGCGCAAACGTCTCCTTGTAATCAAGACCCTCAGTCTGCTTGTTACCAAGGACAACCAGGCAAGCTTTGTAGCGCGATAATGTGCCGAGAACTGAGAACAATCGACGTAAGAGTCAATGGGATACCAGCTCGAATCAAGAAAAACACCATCAGACTCCAAATGAGTTGTATTCATCACATAACCATCAAGGCGTTTAGATTTAAACTTTTGACGGCATCCTTTTCCCATcgaaacatcatcatcatcatcaacagacGAGATAATATGCTCATATGTCTCAGCAGAAATATCAGGAGACGGAGACTGTAAAATCAGCGAGGAAGGAGAAACCACACTCTCTGGTGAAGACGGCATAGGACTCACAAGAGgcaaagatggagaagaaacaTCCGGTACAACAGGAGCAACCGCAACCTCCAAGTCCGCAAGAAGAGGACTTACAGCAGGTCCCGGCAGCGGAGAAGGGACCAAAACTTCTTCCACGAAAATATCTTCGTCATCATGTATGTGAGGACGAGGAGACAGAGTACTCAACGATGGTGGAGACTCCAATAAAACCTGAGCGAATGGATACTCAGTCTCGATAAAAATCACATCACGAGAGGTGGAAACAACACCACTTTCAAGATCATAAACCTTCCAGCCCTTTTTCCCATAaggataaccaagaaaaacataGCGATTGCTCCGAGAAGCAAACTTATCACCACCATGGCGTTGATTGTGAGTATAGCATAAGCAACCAAACACTCTTAAATGATTCATAGGCGGTTGACGTTGGTAGAGCATCTCAAAGGGCGTCTTACCCTTTAACACCAATGTCGGGGTTCTATTGATCAGATAGCCCGCCGTAAGAAcacaaaaactccaaaattcTACCGGGAGATGAGCTTGAAACCGCAAAGCTCGGGCAACGTTAAGTATGTGACGATGCTTCCGTTCAACTCTCCCATTTTGTTGGGGAGTGCCGACACAAGAAGTCTCGTGAAGGATGCCATGTTCGCGAAAATATCCACCAAGGCTGAGGAACTCAGCACCATTGTCACTGCGAAGAGTCTTTACTTTCGTATTGAACTGTCGTTCAACCATAGAGATATATTCACGCAAAGTAGAAGCAGTTTTAGATTTATTTGGCAGCAAATAAATTCACACAGCGCGAGAATAATCATCGACGATTGTGAGAAAGAAACGAGAACCACACATTGCTGTCGTCCGATACGGACCCCATAAATCACAGTGAACAAGATCAAAAACCGCAGAAGTTGTATTAATGCTCAAAGGAAAAGAGTCGCGTGTTTGCTTGGAACGAATACAAACGTCACATGTTTTGGAATCAAaaacactactactactactagaatCTGAAAACTGAAACATCTCCATGGTTGTCGACGAGGGATGTCCCAAACGATGATGCCACACATCCTTAGGCTGTCGGTCCAGAACGCGTGTCACCGCTGCAGTTGCCATCCCTCTGAAAAAGTATAGACCATTGTCTTGTTCACCCGCTCCAATCACCGTCTGTGTGATGTGGTCCTGAACAATACAAAGCTTATCAGATATCTGGAAGATACAGCTCCTATCTCTGGTCAACTGTGAGACCGATATAAGATGACATTGCAAACCATCAACAAAAAACACATTCAGTAACCAAAGATGAGACCCAAGAGAAACTTTCCCTTGCTTAGTAGAAATAGTAAAACGACCATCGGGCAACTTGATGAACATAGGTGCCATATCACAAACATCCAAGAGAAAATCAAGACAACCCGTCATATGATTCGATGCACCAGTGTCAATGATCCAGGATTCAACGAAAACTTACCCGAGAGATGATCTTGAGTACTCGCTTTTCTTGTGTTAAGCATATCCTTCAGCTTTCTCCACTCTTGATCATTCAAACCACTAAACCCCACACGATCAGCCTCAGTAATCGACGCAGAGCCCACAAAAACCGGTGTCGAAGTCTCGACATGATGAACTTGCGCCGTGTCAACACGCTTCGGCGGAGCAGACACACCACGACGATCAACATTCGCACCTCCAGAAACGCCTTGCATCGGAGGAAGCTTGGAACGCGGACGATCACCCCACCACCACGGATAACCAATCTTACGAAAACAGTGGTCGGCTAAATGTCCTTTCCGGCCACAGCTTGTACACAAAGCAGAGGGATCACGAGGTTGTGGCGACGAAGTTGGACGAGGAGCAATTTGAACCGCAAAACTAGCACCTTCATTACGTACTTCCAACAACCGACTAGCACGCTTAGACTCCTCATCTTGTGAAACAACTTGATATGCTTCATCGACAGAAGGAAGTGGATCACGGGAGAGAAGAGAGGACTTGACAGCACCAAAAAGTCTTTCATCAAGCCCCATCAAAAATTGATGTAGCTTATCCTCTTCCCGTTCTTTAGCAATTTTCGCTACTGTCTTGGCACTTAGAAATCCGCGAGACTCGTCCATAACTTCG from Camelina sativa cultivar DH55 chromosome 9, Cs, whole genome shotgun sequence encodes:
- the LOC104712033 gene encoding floral homeotic protein APETALA 3-like; the protein is MARGKIQIKRIENQTNRQVTYSKRRNGLFKKAHELTVLCDARVSIIMFSSSNKLHEYISPNTTTKEIVDLYQSISEVDVWSTQYERMQETKRKLLETNRNLRTQIKQRLGECLEELDYHELRRLEDEMENTFKLVRERKIKSLGNQIETTKKKNKSQQDIQKNLIHELELRAEDPHYGLVDNGGDYDSVLGYQIEGSRAYALRYHQNHHHHYPNHALHAPSASDIITFHLLE
- the LOC104712034 gene encoding uncharacterized protein LOC104712034, whose product is MGALAQVVPWIPEDDLLLKNAIEAGASLESLAKGAVQFSRRFSIRELQDRWHALLYDPVVSAEAAFRMTELERTNPNFPTKFGRSGYSKENKSSSRKRNAERLRHTYHSLRKKFRTEPFNSLDLGFLVPPNDSHFMDNGDATHLGLEDSHMDIIHNAFPEILAEGGCVTNHVVSEDHIQGDIPYVGGGENLTFTEHASPSGCDAVYQDSKQNLENTTAHEVKTTTASTDFLAQLSTSLFEEDPESFMEVDGKEVDKSYYDGLSSLLVNSTNDTNCEALPNSTEQELLTAPTNSGGATLDDHVMLELDGTSEMSLVEYKTASESVDPHPEIVEGVICCLLNQEDIEVPCNDDIFVSNNSHPMSVSSLARRNFKDTNNPITTCVRDISASKEKSEGHSLQTQKKNSGRSQGTQGKPLKGQSSQGSKTRASTSTELQNTVAPGGSTCVASAQADSTTLHSAGTGAIDEKKEIAGGTLFVGFDSHESYPDKDTETCKEEKDVPPINEASHAKDTACGLIEIPDPVLENTPAEADTHVCESDEDLPNYSDIEAMILDMDLEPEDQDNFDLEVSKYQSQDMKRTIIRLEQAAYSYMQRAIASRGAFAVLYGRYSKHYIKKPEVLVGRSTEDLAVDIDLGREKRGSKISRRQAIIRLGDDGSFHMKNLGKYPISVNEKEVDPGQSLILKSDCLVEIRGMPFIFETNQSRMKEYLTRTGKVN